The following proteins are encoded in a genomic region of Triticum dicoccoides isolate Atlit2015 ecotype Zavitan chromosome 1B, WEW_v2.0, whole genome shotgun sequence:
- the LOC119345678 gene encoding U-box domain-containing protein 29-like, with translation MDALVAGQQARRRIRPPEPLVMAASPTTPAAFKCPISLEVMRSPVSLPTGATYDRASIQRWLDSGHRTCPATRLPLASTDLVPNLLLRRLIHLHAATLPPSPSPEEALSQLAASHGEPAAAEKAVRSLAAKIAPEKGKQASVASAVAADLDSTVPALLSFAKGGAGTDARVDAVRILATVAPEMVPYLTRDGTEKRGRVKMAVEAMAAVLSAGGVSEDARKALITALVAADLGRVVATLLSAGPTGVVVLEAILTSPVPDADVKTAIADRSELFPDLVRILKEAASPAAILCMAAAVQVRGRPARASMVRAGAVPALALAVAAAPTAAAESALMLLVEAARCSDGKAAIADDAAEVAAAVMGRMIRVGQMGREAAVALLWLSCCARGGDRKMREALAAAPEAVGKLLVVMQGDCSPATSRMAGELLRAVRMEQERKGMVSSSYDSRTIHVMPY, from the coding sequence ATGGACGCGCTCGTCGCCGGACAGCAGGCCAGGCGGCGGATCCGGCCGCCGGAGCCTCTCGTGATGGCCGCCTCCCCGACGACGCCGGCCGCGTTCAAGTGCCCGATCTCGCTCGAGGTGATGCGCTCGCCGGTGAGCCTCCCCACCGGCGCCACCTACGACCGGGCGTCCATACAGCGCTGGCTCGACTCCGGCCACCGCACCTGCCCGGCCACGCGGCTGCCGCTGGCGTCCACGGACCTGGTGCCCAACCTGCTCCTGCGCCGCCTCATCCATCTGCACGCCGCCACGctgccgccctcgccctcgcccgagGAGGCGCTCTCGCAGCTCGCCGCCTCGCACGGTGAGCCCGCCGCGGCGGAGAAGGCCGTGCGCTCGCTGGCCGCCAAGATCGCGCCGGAGAAAGGGAAGCAGGCCTCCGTCGCGTCCGCCGTCGCCGCTGATCTCGATTCTACCGTGCCGGCGCTCCTCTCCTtcgccaaggggggcgccggcacCGACGCGCGCGTCGACGCGGTGAGGATCCTGGCCACTGTGGCGCCGGAGATGGTGCCCTACCTGACCCGGGACGGCACGGAGAAGCGTGGACGggtcaagatggccgtggaggccATGGCTGCCGTCTTGTCCGCGGGCGGAGTCAGCGAAGATGCCAGGAAAGCCCTCATCACCGCGCTCGTGGCCGCCGATCTGGGACGCGTCGTGGCAACGCTGCTCTCCGCAGGTCCCACCGGCGTCGTGGTTCTCGAGGCGATCCTGACGTCGCCCGTGCCGGACGCCGACGTGAAGACCGCAATCGCCGACAGGTCGGAGCTGTTCCCCGATCTGGTGAGGATCCTCAAGGAGGCCGCGTCACCGGCAGCCATCCTGTGCATGGCCGCGGCCGTGCAGGTACGCGGGCGGCCCGCCCGAGCGTCGATGGTCCGAGCCGGCGCAGTCCCCGCGCTCGCGCTCGCCGTGGCGGCCGCGCCCACggccgcggcggagtccgcgctgaTGCTATTAGTAGAGGCGGCCCGTTGCAGCGACGGTAAAGCAGCTATCGCCGACGACGCGGCGGAGGTGGCGGCAGCCGTGATGGGCAGGATGATACGGGTCGGGCAAATGGGGCGCGAGGCCGCGGTGGCGCTGCTGTGGCTGTCCTGCTGCGCGAGGGGCGGGGACCGGAAGATGAGGGAGGCGCTGGCAGCAGCGCCGGAAGCGGTGGGGAAGCTGCTGGTGGTGATGCAAGGGGACTGCTCGCCGGCGACGTCGAGGATGGCCGGAGAGCTGCTGAGAGCCGTGAGGATggagcaggagaggaagggcatggTCTCCTCCTCCTACGACAGCCGCACCATCCATGTCATGCCTTACTAG